One Melanotaenia boesemani isolate fMelBoe1 chromosome 8, fMelBoe1.pri, whole genome shotgun sequence DNA segment encodes these proteins:
- the c8h7orf26 gene encoding uncharacterized protein C7orf26 homolog: MGDIRQSLLPRDVLSAAKELLYHLDIYICNLVQSGRQPPQVDSKTLELVEEFIFHAPKDRNAPPRRMSALQELQLLEIMCSCFQEQSRDTVRQLMFSALFNLQGNQADESRMALLGKLVSMAVAVSRVPILECAATWLQRAHRVYCVRLAQVLVDDYCSMVPGSVPTLQNIHSASPRFCCQFITAVTTLYDLTSEELTPPLELLQMIVSWIQDDPRLVLITFLNSPLSGSQPISSLDVTPLGGLVRWCVKAPLAYRRDKKQALTSGSSLSEPEAGPLFSALHLSVLQVFMLLPTILNEKGLYGRLALLQMESLAALTSDLSRLLDQADKHMHTSSAETHASSQLALDRLAQALQVAMASGALLCSREDLRAICSRLPHNNLLQLVLSGPVMYYNNIHTPPLAYSPHAAHSPIASHPTLPAHPAHTPHTPLATHPASHAQYPAQPFITGMPFPFRPSH; encoded by the exons ATGGGTGACATACGTCAGTCGTTGCTGCCTCGAGATGTGCTGAGTGCCGCCAAGGAGCTGCTGTATCATCTGGACATTTACATATGCAACCTGGTTCAGTCTGGGAGGCAGCCTCCTCAGGTTGACTCAAAAACCCTGGAGCTGGTCGAGGAGTTCATTTTTCATGCGCCCAAGGACAGAAATGCCCCACCCAGA AGGATGAGTGCTCTGCAAGAGCTCCAGCTGCTGGAGATCATGTGCAGCTGTTTTCAGGAGCAGAGTCGAGACACCGTTCGCCAGCTCATGTTCTCTGCCCTCTTCAATCTCCAAGGAAACCAGGCAGATGAAAGTCGCATGGCACTGCTGGGCAAGCTTGTTTCCATGGCAGTTGCTGTGAGCAGGGTGCCTATCTTGGAATGTGCTGCCACCTGGTTACAG AGAGCCCATCGTGTGTACTGCGTACGCCTGGCGCAGGTACTGGTGGACGATTACTGCAGCATGGTTCCCGGCTCTGTGCCCACCTTGCAGAATATCCACAGTGCCAGCCCACGTTTCTGCTGCCAGTTTATCACTGCTGTCACCACCCTCTATGACCTCACCTCAG AGGAGCTCACCCCTCCACTAGAACTCCTCCAGATGATCGTGTCGTGGATCCAAGACGATCCCCGCCTAGTCCTGATCACTTTCCTGAACTCGCCTCTCTCAGGCAGCCAGCCAATCAGCTCGCTAGATGTCACACCTCTTGGAGGTTTAGTACGTTGGTGCGTCAAAGCGCCGCTGGCCTACAGGAGGGATAAGAAGCAGGCGCTAACCAGCGGGAGCTCTCTGAGTGAGCCCGAAGCAGGTCCTCTCTTCTCTGCTCTCCATCTAAGTGttctgcag GTGTTCATGCTTTTGCCCACCATTCTGAATGAGAAGGGGCTCTATGGTCGCCTGGCGCTGCTTCAGATGGAGTCCCTGGCTGctttgacctctgacctgtCTCGACTGTTGGACCAGGctgacaaacacatgcacacgtcATCCGCCGAGACACACGCATCATCTCAGCTGGCTCTGGACCGGCTGGCTCAGGCTTTGCAGGTGGCCATGGCCAGTGGAGCTCTACTCTGCTCGAGAG aGGACCTGCGAGCCATCTGTTCCCGCCTCCCTCACAACAA TTTGCTCCAATTGGTTTTGTCCGGCCCAGTGATGTACTACAATAACATCCACACCCCTCCCCTGGCCTACAGCCCGCACGCCGCTCATTCGCCCATCGCCTCCCATCCTACACTCCCCGCACACCCTGCGCACACCCCACACACACCTCTCGCCACCCATCCCGCCTCTCACGCTCAGTATCCCGCTCAGCCGTTCATTACAGGAATGCCGTTCCCATTCCGACCCAGCCACTAA